The Bifidobacterium animalis subsp. animalis ATCC 25527 genome has a segment encoding these proteins:
- the recA gene encoding recombinase RecA: MAARSKSSVKETEKTEAPGVDKKREDALNSALAQVEKQFGKGSAMRLGDRPEQDIEVIPTGSLALDTALGIGGLPRGRIVEIYGPESSGKTTLALHVVANAQKNGGVAAFIDAEHALDPVYARHLGVDTDSLIVSQPDNGEQALEIADMLIRSGALDVIVIDSVAALVPKAEIEGDMGDSHVGLQARLMSQALRKMTGALAQANTTAIFINQLREKIGVFFGSPETTTGGKALKFYASVRMDIRRIQTLKDKDEPIGNRTRVKVVKNKMAPPFKTAEFDMLYGQGISQEGSILDMALETDVVRKSGSWFTYNGEQLGQGRENVRKFLIDNPKLAEEISTQVKVKTGLISTDDQFGIDGTEEEDGESITTSESNAEAQTGAEA; the protein is encoded by the coding sequence ATGGCTGCACGAAGCAAGTCCTCCGTCAAGGAGACGGAGAAGACCGAGGCGCCTGGCGTCGACAAGAAGCGCGAGGATGCGCTCAATTCGGCGTTGGCCCAAGTGGAGAAGCAGTTCGGCAAGGGCTCTGCCATGCGTTTGGGAGATAGGCCGGAACAGGACATTGAAGTGATTCCCACCGGTTCGTTGGCCCTCGACACCGCTTTGGGCATCGGAGGTCTGCCCCGTGGGCGCATTGTGGAGATCTATGGCCCAGAGTCGTCGGGCAAGACCACGCTGGCGTTGCATGTGGTAGCCAACGCGCAGAAGAACGGTGGCGTGGCCGCGTTCATCGATGCCGAGCACGCCCTTGATCCCGTGTATGCGCGCCACTTGGGTGTCGATACCGATTCGCTCATCGTTTCGCAGCCGGACAACGGGGAGCAGGCGCTGGAAATCGCCGACATGCTCATTCGTTCCGGGGCTCTTGACGTCATCGTCATCGATTCGGTGGCGGCGTTGGTGCCGAAGGCCGAGATCGAAGGCGATATGGGTGACAGCCACGTCGGTCTGCAGGCAAGGCTCATGAGCCAGGCGCTGCGCAAGATGACCGGTGCGCTGGCACAGGCGAACACGACGGCCATCTTCATCAACCAGTTGCGAGAGAAGATCGGCGTGTTCTTCGGAAGCCCAGAGACGACCACCGGCGGCAAGGCGTTGAAGTTCTATGCATCCGTCCGCATGGACATCCGCCGCATCCAGACGTTGAAAGACAAGGACGAGCCGATTGGCAACCGCACTCGTGTCAAGGTGGTCAAGAACAAGATGGCACCTCCATTCAAGACCGCCGAGTTCGACATGCTCTATGGGCAGGGCATCTCGCAAGAGGGGTCGATTCTCGACATGGCGTTGGAGACCGACGTGGTGAGGAAGTCCGGTTCCTGGTTCACCTACAACGGTGAACAGCTGGGGCAGGGCCGTGAGAACGTGCGTAAGTTCCTCATCGACAATCCGAAGCTCGCCGAGGAGATCTCCACCCAGGTGAAGGTCAAGACCGGGCTCATCTCCACCGACGACCAGTTCGGCATCGACGGCACCGAGGAGGAGGACGGTGAGTCTATAACCACCAGTGAGTCGAATGCGGAGGCTCAGACGGGTGCTGAAGCCTGA
- the miaB gene encoding tRNA (N6-isopentenyl adenosine(37)-C2)-methylthiotransferase MiaB yields the protein MNEDMMTPEERRTNTSQAQHTTQVEPDAPQCGGASGRGRGLYYVHTLGCQMNVHDSERIAGVMEENGYRPASEEQFLAHDVDVVIMNTCAVRENAAERMYGTIGKWKRFKYRNPHAQIAIGGCMAQLDRERIAKRTPWVDAVFGTKNIEDLPALLDQARAAQHTQVKVNEDLTLFPSQLPAHRASAHSAWVAISMGCNNTCTFCIVPTTRGKERDRRPGDVLAEIRETVANGAKEITLLGQNVNSYGYGIGDRYAFSKLLRACGEIEGLERVRFTSPHPAAFTDDVIAAMAETPNVMHQLHFPLQSGSDRILRAMRRSYRSERFLSILAKIREAMPDAQISTDIIVGFPGETEEDFQQTLRVVEEARFSSAFTFIYSPRPGTPAAAMEQVPYDVALDRLERLLAVQERITEEILEKFVGRDVEVMITGVTGKKDAETHRYTGREKTGVLVHVGVPQGHDAPQIGDFVTATVTHAGRHNLIADPDLAKGQTYAIRRS from the coding sequence ATGAACGAAGACATGATGACGCCTGAGGAACGCCGCACGAACACATCGCAAGCACAGCATACGACGCAGGTCGAGCCCGACGCCCCGCAGTGCGGGGGAGCATCCGGCCGTGGACGCGGTCTGTATTATGTGCACACGCTTGGCTGCCAGATGAACGTGCACGATTCCGAGCGCATCGCGGGCGTGATGGAGGAGAACGGCTACCGCCCGGCGAGCGAGGAGCAGTTCCTGGCGCACGATGTCGACGTCGTGATCATGAACACGTGCGCGGTGCGAGAGAATGCCGCAGAACGCATGTATGGCACCATCGGCAAATGGAAACGTTTCAAATACAGGAACCCGCATGCCCAGATCGCCATCGGAGGCTGCATGGCGCAACTCGACCGCGAACGCATCGCCAAACGTACGCCATGGGTGGATGCCGTGTTCGGCACGAAGAACATAGAGGACCTTCCCGCATTGCTCGATCAGGCCCGTGCAGCGCAGCATACGCAGGTGAAGGTGAACGAGGATCTCACGCTCTTCCCGAGTCAGCTGCCCGCACACCGCGCCTCCGCCCATTCCGCATGGGTGGCCATCTCGATGGGGTGCAACAACACGTGCACCTTCTGCATCGTGCCCACCACCCGTGGCAAGGAGCGCGATCGCAGACCGGGCGACGTGCTCGCCGAGATCCGCGAGACGGTGGCGAACGGGGCGAAGGAGATCACGCTGCTGGGGCAGAATGTGAACTCGTATGGCTATGGCATAGGCGACCGCTATGCGTTCTCCAAGCTGCTGCGCGCCTGCGGCGAGATCGAGGGACTGGAGCGCGTGCGGTTCACCTCGCCCCACCCGGCGGCATTCACCGACGACGTGATCGCCGCGATGGCCGAGACCCCCAATGTGATGCATCAGCTGCATTTCCCGCTGCAATCCGGCTCCGACCGCATCTTGCGCGCCATGCGCCGCTCATACCGTTCCGAGAGGTTCCTGAGCATTCTCGCGAAGATTCGTGAGGCGATGCCGGATGCGCAGATCTCCACCGACATCATCGTCGGCTTCCCGGGCGAGACCGAGGAGGATTTCCAGCAGACCTTGCGCGTGGTCGAGGAAGCCAGATTCTCGTCGGCCTTCACGTTCATCTATTCGCCGCGTCCCGGCACGCCCGCAGCCGCAATGGAACAGGTGCCCTATGACGTGGCCCTCGACAGGCTCGAACGTCTGCTCGCCGTGCAGGAGCGCATTACCGAGGAGATTCTCGAGAAGTTCGTGGGCCGTGACGTCGAGGTGATGATCACCGGTGTGACCGGGAAGAAGGACGCCGAGACGCACCGCTACACCGGTCGCGAGAAAACCGGCGTACTGGTGCATGTGGGAGTGCCCCAAGGGCATGACGCACCGCAGATCGGCGATTTCGTCACTGCCACCGTAACCCATGCTGGGCGCCATAACCTGATTGCAGACCCCGATCTCGCCAAAGGACAGACCTATGCCATCCGCAGGAGTTGA
- a CDS encoding GTP pyrophosphokinase, producing MNTAEIRARLAASKRSLGLNGDEDADDGVDLITDFINQMQIYEGAMYELSTKLEILDSEFQVQFSHNPIHHLERRLKSTESILGKLDRRGLPYTVEAIRDNLFDVAGIRVICNYRDDVYSVANYLSAQSDIQVLRVKDYIRSPKQNGYRSLHVIYAVPVFLSSGAHYTPVEVQFRTIAMDYWASLEHALRYKTDLPDDKHAEHSQTLLDCARALQNVETQMQTIHRDINGAPQGGEAPTANEDSPIRNATLKGQ from the coding sequence ATGAACACCGCGGAGATTCGCGCCCGCCTGGCCGCGTCCAAACGATCGCTTGGACTGAACGGCGACGAAGATGCGGACGACGGCGTCGATCTGATCACTGATTTCATCAACCAGATGCAGATCTACGAGGGAGCGATGTACGAGCTGAGCACCAAGCTCGAGATTCTCGACTCCGAATTCCAGGTGCAGTTCTCGCATAATCCGATCCACCACCTCGAACGCAGATTGAAATCGACCGAATCGATTCTGGGCAAACTCGACCGGCGTGGCCTTCCCTATACGGTGGAGGCGATTCGCGACAACCTGTTCGACGTCGCTGGCATACGTGTGATCTGCAATTACCGGGACGATGTGTATTCTGTGGCAAATTATCTCTCGGCGCAATCGGACATTCAGGTGCTGCGCGTGAAGGATTACATACGCAGCCCCAAGCAGAACGGCTACCGCTCGCTGCATGTAATCTATGCGGTGCCGGTGTTCCTGTCGAGCGGCGCGCATTATACGCCGGTCGAAGTGCAGTTCCGCACGATCGCGATGGACTACTGGGCGAGTCTGGAGCATGCGCTGCGCTACAAGACCGATCTGCCCGACGACAAGCACGCCGAGCATTCACAGACGCTGCTGGACTGCGCGCGTGCATTGCAGAACGTGGAGACGCAGATGCAGACGATTCACCGCGACATCAATGGCGCACCGCAGGGTGGCGAGGCACCGACCGCGAATGAGGACTCCCCGATTCGCAATGCAACGCTTAAGGGGCAGTGA
- the miaA gene encoding tRNA (adenosine(37)-N6)-dimethylallyltransferase MiaA, with amino-acid sequence MPSAGVERHDDARVISIVGPTASGKTGLGIAIAQRLADRGERAEIVNADAYQMYRGMDIGTAKASDEERAAVRHHLLDVIEPSETMSVARFQQMARETIADLKSRGIRPILVGGSGLYARAAIDDISFPGTDPQIREHLEERERTEGATALFRELAVKDPQAAEHMDPRNPRRIIRALEVIEVTGKPYSATLPRYRYVIPSVQLGLDLDRADLDRRIDVRTRQMFDEGFVDEVARLRSHLGPTAARALGYQQVIDHLDGLVDLDDTMADIAQKTKRLARKQMGWFGRDPRIHWLSALNPVLVDNAMAVIDHADAGDYDAIDMHAQEYVQHHLGDIRRPSGAGPV; translated from the coding sequence ATGCCATCCGCAGGAGTTGAACGCCATGACGACGCGCGTGTGATCTCGATCGTCGGCCCCACCGCCTCCGGGAAAACCGGTCTGGGCATCGCAATCGCCCAGAGACTCGCCGATCGTGGTGAACGTGCCGAGATAGTGAATGCCGACGCCTACCAGATGTACCGCGGCATGGATATCGGCACCGCGAAGGCGAGCGACGAGGAACGTGCGGCGGTCAGGCATCATCTGCTCGACGTGATCGAGCCGAGCGAGACGATGTCCGTCGCGAGGTTCCAACAGATGGCGCGTGAAACCATCGCCGATCTCAAGTCGCGTGGCATACGGCCGATTCTGGTCGGCGGCTCCGGCCTGTACGCCCGTGCGGCCATCGACGACATCTCCTTCCCGGGCACCGATCCGCAGATTAGGGAGCATCTGGAGGAACGTGAGCGAACCGAGGGAGCCACGGCATTGTTCCGCGAGCTGGCGGTCAAGGATCCGCAGGCGGCCGAGCATATGGATCCGCGCAATCCCCGTCGCATCATTCGCGCACTCGAAGTGATCGAGGTGACCGGCAAACCGTATTCGGCCACGTTGCCCCGGTACCGTTATGTGATTCCGTCGGTGCAATTGGGTCTTGACCTTGACCGTGCCGATCTGGATAGGCGCATTGACGTGCGCACGAGGCAGATGTTCGACGAGGGCTTCGTGGATGAGGTGGCGCGTCTGCGTTCCCATCTGGGGCCAACCGCAGCCCGTGCGCTCGGCTACCAGCAGGTGATCGACCATCTCGATGGTCTGGTCGATTTGGACGATACCATGGCAGACATCGCGCAGAAGACTAAACGCCTCGCCCGCAAGCAAATGGGATGGTTCGGCCGAGACCCGCGCATCCACTGGCTCTCGGCATTGAACCCGGTTCTGGTCGACAATGCGATGGCGGTCATCGACCACGCCGACGCCGGCGACTACGATGCCATCGACATGCATGCACAGGAATACGTGCAGCATCATCTGGGCGATATTCGCCGGCCGTCTGGTGCGGGACCGGTCTGA
- a CDS encoding DNA translocase FtsK, translating to MAQSSSKSSKGRTARSSSGGGTGSRASGSAQSSRGGARNQGAEPFWHKALLCAPRAFGSAVRKVSVGEYDPAYRRDGLCFVMIILAVFFCGSEWFRVDGALGRGLHSFASAIFGVMSVVVPVLLIVLAIRLMRNSGKQSHNTQVIAGGVMLLWSICSIIDVVMAADTKEFSWQNIQQAGGLVGFVVGSPLAWGLSQTFAIIVFVVAAVFSVLLMTRTHVTEIPQKLSRFSRRGSADSADAQQSDPEVEQFPNEVRVGDDTLAFADGVPAHDGTDVPEPDRKGGFLARLFHRRRKGSGTDTKLDRYAGDEAFLNAASRHGAANETDLHEGPRRVSSGGAFNDDATRSIDSGTWNAQPSGTIPLPSGSMPAATATGTDPWAHLDAEGETMVVSTQTGEILDQSPTSSPMPPIGSGVRRPMPSSATPADHEGMPDIPQQPDTPYHLPDLNLLVKGKPHAAHTQANDTVIHALNETFRQFKVDAKVVGFLRGPSVTQYEVEVAPGVKVEKVTNLDKNIAYAVASSDVRILSPIPGKSAIGIEIPNADREIVHLGDVLRSDKAMNDPNPMLTGVGKDVEGHFVTADLTKMPHLLVAGATGSGKSSFINSMLTSIIMRATPDQVRMIMVDPKRVELSAYAGIPHLITPIITDPKKAAQALEWVVKEMDARYSDLEFFGFRDVKDFNKAVRAGKVHAPAGSNRNVAPYPSLLVVVDEMADLMMVAKNDVESSIQRITQLARAAGVHLVLATQRPSVDVITGLIKANIPSRLAFATSSATDSRVILDTTGAETLIGQGDALFLPMGSAKPIRVQGAWVNESEIRKAVEFVRTQRKPRYREDIEQMAKEADQKKVDPTEDIGGDMDELLQAAELVVSSQFGSTSMLQRKLRVGFAKAGRLMDLLESRGVVGPSEGSKAREVLVQPQDLPQVLAFIKGESGSLTGAGAPAEPTSGASGTAEY from the coding sequence ATGGCACAATCATCTTCCAAATCATCGAAGGGCAGGACCGCCCGTTCCTCCTCCGGCGGCGGGACGGGGTCACGTGCGTCCGGTTCCGCGCAGAGTTCACGGGGCGGTGCGCGGAACCAAGGAGCGGAACCGTTCTGGCACAAGGCATTGCTATGTGCGCCACGGGCGTTCGGCTCTGCCGTGCGTAAGGTGAGCGTGGGGGAGTACGACCCGGCGTATCGTCGGGACGGATTGTGCTTCGTCATGATCATCCTCGCTGTGTTCTTCTGCGGGTCCGAGTGGTTCCGCGTCGACGGCGCACTCGGACGCGGGCTGCACTCGTTCGCCTCCGCGATTTTCGGTGTGATGAGCGTGGTGGTGCCGGTGTTGCTCATCGTGTTGGCGATTCGCCTCATGCGCAACTCCGGCAAGCAATCCCACAACACGCAGGTGATTGCCGGAGGAGTGATGTTGCTGTGGTCGATTTGCTCGATCATCGACGTGGTCATGGCTGCGGACACGAAGGAGTTCTCCTGGCAGAACATTCAGCAGGCTGGCGGTCTGGTCGGTTTCGTCGTCGGATCACCTCTGGCATGGGGGCTCTCCCAGACGTTCGCGATCATCGTGTTCGTCGTGGCCGCGGTGTTCTCCGTGCTGTTGATGACGCGCACCCATGTGACCGAGATTCCGCAGAAACTGAGTAGATTCTCTCGGCGGGGATCTGCTGATTCCGCGGATGCGCAGCAGTCGGATCCCGAGGTCGAGCAGTTCCCGAACGAGGTGCGCGTGGGCGACGACACATTGGCGTTCGCGGATGGCGTGCCTGCGCATGACGGCACTGACGTGCCGGAACCGGACCGCAAGGGCGGCTTCCTCGCCAGGCTGTTCCATCGCCGCAGGAAGGGCTCCGGCACCGACACGAAACTCGATCGCTATGCAGGCGACGAGGCATTCCTCAATGCAGCGAGCCGCCATGGGGCTGCCAACGAAACGGATCTGCACGAGGGCCCGCGCAGGGTGAGCAGCGGTGGTGCCTTCAACGACGACGCCACGCGGAGCATCGACTCGGGCACATGGAACGCCCAGCCCTCGGGCACCATTCCGCTGCCATCCGGCTCCATGCCTGCGGCGACGGCCACCGGCACCGATCCTTGGGCGCATCTCGATGCGGAGGGCGAGACGATGGTGGTCTCCACCCAGACCGGCGAGATCCTCGACCAGTCGCCGACCTCGTCGCCCATGCCCCCAATCGGCTCCGGGGTACGGCGGCCCATGCCATCCTCCGCGACGCCGGCAGACCATGAAGGCATGCCTGACATTCCGCAACAGCCTGATACGCCATACCATCTGCCGGATCTGAACCTGCTCGTCAAGGGCAAACCGCATGCCGCGCACACTCAGGCGAACGACACGGTGATCCATGCGCTGAACGAGACGTTCCGCCAGTTCAAGGTGGATGCGAAGGTGGTGGGCTTCCTGCGAGGTCCCTCGGTCACGCAGTATGAGGTGGAGGTGGCACCGGGCGTCAAGGTGGAGAAGGTGACGAACCTCGACAAGAACATCGCCTATGCCGTGGCTAGTTCGGATGTGCGCATCCTCTCGCCGATCCCGGGCAAGAGCGCCATCGGCATCGAGATTCCGAACGCCGACCGTGAGATCGTGCATCTGGGCGATGTGCTGCGCTCCGATAAGGCGATGAACGACCCCAATCCTATGCTCACCGGTGTGGGCAAGGATGTTGAGGGGCATTTCGTGACTGCCGACCTCACGAAGATGCCGCATTTGCTGGTGGCGGGTGCGACGGGTTCCGGCAAGTCGAGTTTCATCAACTCGATGCTCACGTCGATCATCATGCGCGCCACGCCCGATCAGGTGCGTATGATCATGGTCGATCCGAAGCGTGTGGAACTCTCCGCATATGCGGGCATTCCCCACTTGATCACACCGATCATCACCGATCCGAAGAAGGCGGCCCAAGCATTGGAATGGGTGGTCAAGGAGATGGACGCCCGATACAGCGATCTGGAGTTCTTCGGCTTCCGTGACGTGAAGGATTTCAACAAGGCGGTGCGTGCCGGCAAGGTCCATGCGCCGGCGGGGTCGAACCGCAATGTGGCCCCTTATCCATCGCTGCTCGTGGTCGTCGACGAGATGGCCGACCTCATGATGGTGGCCAAGAACGATGTGGAGAGCTCGATCCAACGCATCACACAGCTGGCGCGTGCGGCGGGGGTGCATCTGGTGCTCGCCACCCAACGCCCGTCCGTCGATGTGATCACAGGCCTGATCAAGGCGAACATTCCGTCACGTCTGGCTTTTGCGACTTCCTCGGCCACCGATTCGAGGGTCATTCTCGACACCACCGGCGCCGAGACGCTCATCGGACAGGGCGACGCGCTTTTCCTGCCCATGGGCTCGGCCAAGCCGATTCGTGTGCAAGGCGCGTGGGTGAACGAGTCCGAGATCCGCAAGGCCGTCGAGTTCGTGCGCACGCAACGTAAGCCGCGCTACCGCGAGGATATCGAGCAGATGGCCAAGGAAGCGGACCAGAAGAAGGTCGATCCCACCGAGGACATCGGGGGTGATATGGACGAACTGCTGCAGGCCGCTGAACTCGTGGTCAGTTCGCAGTTCGGTTCCACATCCATGCTGCAGCGCAAACTGCGCGTCGGCTTCGCGAAGGCCGGTCGACTCATGGATCTGCTCGAATCGCGTGGGGTGGTGGGGCCGTCCGAAGGTTCGAAGGCCCGTGAGGTGCTGGTGCAGCCCCAGGATCTGCCGCAGGTGCTTGCGTTCATCAAGGGGGAGAGCGGCAGCCTGACCGGTGCTGGAGCCCCGGCTGAACCGACCTCTGGTGCCTCCGGCACTGCCGAGTACTGA
- the pgsA gene encoding CDP-diacylglycerol--glycerol-3-phosphate 3-phosphatidyltransferase produces METEKSTKQSMWSQWSSPPNLVTLARIILVVVFLGLYIGGGAWGARNIGMRWGAAIVFIIAASTDKIDGWMARKYNQVTELGKLLDPIADKLLTLGALVVAACFNEFGNMWIGWIVTGLYVVREIGITIMRFFVIDHGGKVIAASQAGKYKTFTLCLGLGLLLIPVWSFTHAVSQPAWLTVYFIVAYALIYFSLILCLYSGYEYLRGVFAEPAVTRK; encoded by the coding sequence ATGGAGACTGAGAAATCAACCAAGCAATCGATGTGGAGCCAGTGGAGTTCACCGCCGAACCTGGTGACGCTCGCCCGAATTATACTCGTTGTCGTGTTCCTGGGACTCTACATCGGCGGCGGTGCATGGGGTGCCCGCAACATCGGCATGCGGTGGGGCGCCGCCATCGTGTTCATCATCGCCGCGTCGACCGATAAGATCGATGGTTGGATGGCACGCAAATACAATCAGGTGACCGAACTGGGCAAGCTCCTTGACCCGATCGCCGACAAGCTGCTCACGCTTGGTGCGCTCGTCGTGGCCGCCTGCTTCAACGAATTCGGCAATATGTGGATCGGCTGGATCGTCACCGGCCTCTATGTGGTGCGTGAGATCGGCATCACGATCATGAGGTTCTTCGTCATCGACCACGGTGGCAAGGTGATCGCGGCGTCGCAGGCGGGCAAATACAAGACATTCACGCTCTGCCTGGGTCTCGGATTGCTGCTGATTCCGGTGTGGAGCTTCACGCATGCCGTGTCGCAGCCGGCGTGGTTGACCGTGTACTTCATTGTCGCGTATGCGCTCATCTACTTCTCGCTCATTCTGTGCCTGTATTCCGGTTACGAGTATCTGCGAGGCGTGTTCGCGGAACCTGCGGTGACGCGCAAATAG
- a CDS encoding CinA family protein has protein sequence MAELFEVAELAGVTDVADVQRYCDEQARHILAHCDARGLKIACAESLTAGLLADSFVRIPGASSVFLGSAVTYDIHAKATVLGIDAELLRTHGAVDPEVARQMARGAAHLFYQEQYAHGVVGLSTTGVAGPGPDEGKPAGTVYIGFDVPCFSHSVIQEHDFALRLALRGSRELVRHLTVACVLGKMREFTGSSQEKIPIMETRENS, from the coding sequence GTGGCAGAGCTTTTCGAGGTCGCCGAACTCGCCGGTGTGACCGACGTGGCCGATGTACAGCGGTATTGCGACGAACAGGCGCGCCATATTCTTGCTCACTGCGACGCGCGGGGACTCAAGATTGCGTGCGCGGAGTCCCTCACCGCAGGTCTGCTCGCGGATTCCTTTGTGCGGATTCCGGGGGCGTCGAGTGTGTTCCTCGGTTCCGCGGTGACGTATGACATTCACGCCAAGGCGACGGTGTTGGGCATCGATGCGGAACTCTTACGGACCCATGGCGCGGTCGACCCGGAAGTCGCGCGGCAGATGGCCCGCGGGGCCGCCCATCTGTTTTACCAAGAGCAATATGCGCATGGAGTCGTGGGGTTGTCTACCACTGGTGTCGCAGGGCCGGGCCCGGACGAAGGAAAACCGGCAGGAACCGTGTATATCGGCTTCGACGTGCCATGTTTTTCTCATAGCGTAATCCAAGAACATGATTTTGCGCTCAGATTAGCGTTACGCGGCTCGCGAGAACTGGTTAGACATCTCACGGTGGCCTGTGTTCTGGGAAAAATGAGAGAATTCACAGGTTCTTCACAGGAAAAAATTCCGATAATGGAGACAAGGGAAAACTCATGA
- a CDS encoding DUF3046 domain-containing protein, with amino-acid sequence MREREFWQLLEEVFGRSYGRALAHDQGLTQLRGMTVVEALAAGEEPRVVWNVLCDQMDVPDAKRWGRDHNAPPLPVDFR; translated from the coding sequence ATGCGTGAGCGGGAATTCTGGCAGTTGCTCGAAGAAGTGTTCGGTCGCTCCTATGGCAGGGCGTTGGCCCATGACCAGGGGCTCACCCAGTTGCGTGGCATGACGGTGGTGGAGGCGCTGGCTGCCGGCGAAGAGCCTCGTGTGGTGTGGAATGTGTTGTGCGACCAGATGGATGTGCCCGATGCGAAGCGTTGGGGCCGGGATCACAATGCACCGCCGCTGCCCGTCGATTTTCGTTAG
- a CDS encoding Bax inhibitor-1/YccA family protein: MTYGQQPMNGSPYGQQPYGQQPMNYANTINVQASQSYERAEHVSVTRAYGEMCLGLLVTAAMAIFTQMSGFYMRFLQATGGMGMWILAIVEIGLAIYLGMRVMKMSTTAARVCFYVYAALMGVTLSTIFLAYDLGTIGIAFLVSAGFYFALTMFGLTTKGNMLKAGPILMIALVVLIIAEVIMMFVAPSNTMLKVVTAIGILLFAGLTIYDAQFTKKAFAAYASQGPEAIKKISILCALNLYLDFINLFLYILQALGLSRD; the protein is encoded by the coding sequence ATGACTTATGGGCAGCAGCCTATGAACGGCTCGCCATATGGCCAGCAACCATATGGGCAGCAACCGATGAACTATGCCAACACGATCAATGTTCAGGCCTCGCAGTCATACGAGCGCGCCGAGCATGTCTCGGTGACGCGCGCATACGGCGAGATGTGCCTGGGCCTGCTCGTCACCGCCGCCATGGCGATCTTCACGCAGATGAGCGGCTTCTACATGCGCTTCCTGCAGGCTACGGGCGGTATGGGCATGTGGATTCTCGCCATCGTCGAGATCGGTCTGGCCATATATCTGGGCATGCGCGTGATGAAGATGTCCACCACGGCCGCTCGCGTGTGCTTCTACGTGTATGCGGCGCTGATGGGCGTCACGCTGAGCACCATCTTCCTGGCCTACGATCTGGGCACCATCGGCATCGCATTCCTGGTGAGCGCCGGCTTTTACTTCGCGCTCACCATGTTCGGCCTGACCACGAAGGGCAACATGCTCAAGGCAGGTCCGATCCTCATGATCGCACTGGTCGTGCTCATCATCGCCGAGGTGATCATGATGTTCGTGGCGCCGAGCAACACGATGCTCAAGGTGGTCACCGCAATCGGCATCCTGCTGTTCGCAGGACTGACGATCTACGACGCGCAGTTCACGAAGAAGGCGTTCGCCGCCTATGCCTCGCAGGGACCGGAGGCAATCAAGAAGATCTCCATCCTGTGTGCGCTGAACCTGTACCTCGACTTCATCAACCTGTTCCTGTACATTCTGCAGGCGCTTGGATTGAGCCGCGATTAG
- a CDS encoding helix-turn-helix domain-containing protein: protein MEQMTMVNEQVEVKSVETPEQVRSGSARMRELTPAQRRAVMFAQQQVLRARAAKKAKDEHQAALARMWQEEDAETARPRAMVHRRETVGEVKEVSLREAIGHVLRDLRTRDHKTLREVSEKAGVSLGYLSEVERGQKEASSELLASISESLGLSTSQMLRMVADYLDSVEA from the coding sequence ATGGAACAGATGACAATGGTCAACGAGCAAGTTGAAGTCAAGTCGGTTGAGACTCCGGAGCAGGTGCGCTCGGGCAGTGCGCGCATGCGCGAACTCACTCCGGCCCAGCGCCGCGCGGTGATGTTCGCCCAGCAGCAGGTTCTCCGTGCCCGTGCCGCGAAGAAGGCCAAGGACGAGCATCAGGCCGCCCTCGCTCGCATGTGGCAGGAGGAAGACGCCGAGACCGCACGTCCGCGCGCGATGGTGCACCGCCGTGAGACCGTGGGCGAGGTGAAGGAAGTGTCCTTGCGCGAGGCGATCGGGCATGTGCTGCGCGACCTTCGTACACGCGATCACAAGACGTTGCGTGAGGTGAGTGAGAAGGCCGGTGTTTCCCTCGGCTACCTCTCCGAAGTCGAGCGTGGTCAGAAGGAGGCCAGCTCCGAGCTGCTGGCGTCCATCTCGGAATCGCTGGGTCTGAGCACATCGCAGATGCTGCGCATGGTCGCGGATTACCTCGATTCCGTCGAGGCGTGA